The nucleotide window attttttccttaatCTAACTACTTTTGATTCCAATCAAAATACAGGATGTTGTTGGGCTTTTTCAGCAGTGGCCGCCACTGAAGGAATTACACAGCTTACAACTGGTAAATTGATCTCTTTGTCTGAGCAAGTGCTCGTTGATTGTGACACCGCTGGTGAAGACCAAGGTTGTGAGGGTGGCTTGATGGACAATGCGTTCCAGTTCATCCAACAAAATCACGGGATTAGCACAGAAGCTAATTACCCCTACAACGGTGTTGATGGTACATGTAACACCAAGAAGGAAGCCATCATTGCAGCCAAGATAACTGGCTTTGAGGATGTGCCGGCAAATAGTGAAAAGGCCCTTCTAACCGCTGTTGCTCATCAACCTGTTTCCGTTGCCATCGATGCTAGCGGTTCCGACTTCCAATTCTATTCAAGTGGTGTCTTCACCGGAACTTGTGGAACGAGTCTTGACCATGGTGTTACCGCTGTTGGATATGGCGTGAGCGAGGATGGGACTAAGTATTGGCTAGTGAAGAACTCATGGGGTGCAGAATGGGGCGAAGCTGGGTACATAAGAATGCAAAGAGATGTTGCTGCAGCTGAAGGACTTTGTGGGATTGCTATGTCTGCCTCTTACCCCACAGCTTAGTTAATTAAATCAAAACCTACTAGCTATATGCCTTGTAGGTAGTCTGATATGTATCAACCTGTATGTGTAAAATATTTAtaagataattatgataattGCATGGGTATTTCTCATCTTAATTTAATAGACTCGCTCCCTTAATATTGATTCTCAAGAACTCGTAATCACACACCTTtaaatttgatatgaaagattaaaattagGACACCAAAAGTACTCATTTAAATTTGATACTGGTTCTCAAGAACTCGTAATAACATATGGTCCAAGTTGGCATTGCTTTCAAACATCCATTCAGGCAGCTGTTGGGCTTTTGCAGCAGCGGGAGCCGTAGAAGGAATTACTGAGGTTACAAATGGTGAATTAAACTTTGTCCGAGCAACAAGTGGTTGATTGTGATACCGGCGGTGAAGACCTAGGTTGTGGCGGTGGCTACCCTGACGGTGCGTGCTTTTCAGTTCATCAATCAAAACCACGAGATTAGCTCCGCCACACCGGTGTCAGACGGTACATGCAACACCCAGGCCCCATCACACAACCAATATAACTGCCTATGAAGGCTTGTTAATCTACCTGTTTCTGTTTACATTGATGTTGGAGGAGAATATTTCACGTCAGTCCTATTAAAAAAGGTCGTTATAGGGGTATGTGGACTATACATCGACCAATGATTTTCCGCCATTGGTCAAGGGATCAGTGACGATGGAGATTTTACATGGCAGGTAAACCGCAACATGATGTCCCGTGTCAATGAAATCAGGACATGTTAACAAAATTTTCCGCGTCTTTTTTTATTGGCGCAGGACGCCACTGGGACAACGTGCCAGTGCCATATACGCCCTATATTATCGTGTCCAAGATTGTATCCGCAAAAGAAGCACCAATTTTAGAAatgcaaaaattgaaaaatacatCCGTAAACCAATAACCAGACCTCTCTAAGGAACCACCATCCGCAGTaacattattaatattttaactaCTTAGTACTACCACAAAATCATAACACAACTTGCAATGTGATGAAGTACGCATGATCAGGAAAAACAGAATAAACTAGGACAAACAACGACacaccttaaatatggaaccaaACGGAATTCATAGGCCAGCTCAGGCAGTAGGTTCGTCGAGTTTTAGTTGCTCTGACGCAACTCTGGTCGCACAAAATCTGCATCAGCAGTCACTGAAATGTCAACTGTAGGTCTCAGTTCAGCGCATACTTTGATGGCTCCATGCACTGGATCTGACATGAAGTTGCTGATGAGGTCTCGGTTGATGGGTGCACCATTGTCCACAGAAACTAAGGCCTGCTGAGTAAGGATGTAATCAAATCGTGGAGCCCATTTCCTTGATCCCAACCGAGCTGTTGTTGAACAGTTATCAACCATGAAAGAAACTCCCCGTGCATGCATAAAAGGATTCAAAGAATCCACCGATTCAATAACACTTTCATTAATGATCTCCGAATATGAATGTCCTTTCTTCCTCAATACTTCGATCTGAAAATTCATAAAAGCAATTAAAATCAAATGCAGAAGAAATTATCCCCAGTTACTAACAAAATCATTTATTTCTATTACGACAAAGATAAAATAACATCACCGCATTTATGTTCCAAGGAACTGAATATATATTTGCATTACGAAACAATACGTGTGTTCATTGTTTAGTTGATGacctaaaatatatatttgaagtAGATGTTTCATGATTTTGACTAGATACattgacagaaaaataaccCTTCACAAAATCCACATTCTTAACTATAGGTCTAAACCTGATATGCATCTTAGtctaagaaaagtaaaaacatcaaaatacttTCATATACCAATCTTTTGTTGccaatattttaatattttttaggcACGCACTTGCTATTCGGACTGTTTAATTAACTAGTCTGGTGTCAATATAAAGTCAACGACAAACGTTATTAATTTTGGCAAGTATGAAAATGCGTATCATTATGGACTACTACACTCTGAGATcagaacaaaaggaaaaatcccATTCATGTGTAAGCAACTCGGAACAATTGCTTGTTGGAAGCtaatttcttcttttgcaaTGTCACATTCTCACCCATTCTAAAGGGTTAGGCTCGTACCTGTGCCATCATTAAGGCAACAAAAACACCCGCAGTGAAAGGGTGTAATGGGCCTAGATCACCAGCTGGCCTTGTTGATCGGACACGCTCACCGACTTTCCACATGCGGGTCTGATCAATTTTACCCATTGGGAATGCAGGCAGACCCTCCTTCTCCTGTAACAAAGGTATGTTCATTATCAATTGCATGACATTAATATTCGTTTACTTAAAGTATTCAAAGAACTATGACTCTGAGAATCATGTACTTCTAAACAACAATAATCAAAATCTGGGCTTTCACCAATTGAAAACAGATGGAGAACATACATAAAAGCGACGACCGGCCAAGACAACACTGCGGATCTCGCTGCCACTGGCAACATCTTCATAGCATTCATACAAGATGTCCATGCATGGATAAAATGAGGCGCTATATGCAGCCTCAAATTCCTTTTTGCCATCTTCAGACAAAGAGTTGTAAATCTCTAACATTCCCTGTtgggaaaaataataaaaacaatgacCACTTGTTCTTAAATTGACATACAAGCATATATGTGCAAGGAACACACAGATGTAAACTACAAATAATGAAATTCATGTGTGGGCAGTACCTTAGCCGAGATGGTCCTTGACACAATTCCAGTTATACATTCAACAGTGTTTTTATAAGCCAAATCCTCACTCATTCCATTTTCAGTGTACCTTCTAAACAGGGACTCCACAATTCCATGAACAGCACCAAGTAATATGCCTACAAAGcagagaagaagagatgagATATCAACTTTACTGGATTCAAAGCATaagcaaagaaaagagaaagaaagtttCGATGTAGCGAATAAAACATACCTCGTTCGCCAAAGATGTCACTTTTGTATTCCTGCTCTAGTGTAGTGGCAAATGTGAAAGGAGAACCAAGGGCAACTGACCAGCCCAGGGCCACATCTGTGGCTCTACCATCAACATCCTGTACAAACACAGCACATTTAGTATCCAGGATATTGGGCCAGAAAATATGtagtcagagagagagagagagagagctgaccTGGTGGACTGCAAAACTGGAATTAATTCCTGCACCATTTATCTCTTTGCCTTGGACATAAAGTCTCCTTACAGATGGACCCATCCCCTTGGGACATACAGCAATTACACTGAAGTTCTTGGGAAAGTCAAGTCCCACTGACTGCAAATGCCCTAGAAGAAAACCATGGGAAAGACCAAGTATACTATTTGGTTTCATGTGTGAAAATACTTTCTCATAATTATCGGCCTGCAACATGAGACAATTAAATCCTTTCAGAAAGATGCTTCTTAGGGTAGCCAGAAAACAGGCTCGTTCACTCACACTCACGACTTCATTccattagggtgcgtttggtacgtgggaccgGACGGGACGGaaccgcgtttggtgcgccaaaaatgggtggaacgggctgttccacgggacagattttgggtgtttttgcgtctcACCTccccccccctggaacgggtttgttccacatctgtggaacacaatgttttatcattttaagacaaatataccccatgtctttttcaaaaattacaccttcgttccgtcccgtccggtcccgttccgtcccgtctgcgtaccaaacgcacccttagggaTTACATTCTGTAATATGGAATGATTCTCAACAAAGTGAAACTTCACCAAGCAAACGTTACTTAGGTTAGCATGGGCAGCACATAATTTCCGACCAGCAAAACAAAATCATGCATAATTATGAAGATATTCATGAGATGACAATTACTTGCAGATAGCCTAATACCACTCTGGTTTAATGCTAACAAATGACTTGTTAAGAACTCACATGGTAGATAACTTAAAAAACACTTGATTATTAAAACCATCATTCAACAACTTTCAGCACATATAGTTCGCGATATTAGatcaaagaaaaaacaaaacaatatagTAATCGGATTATCAGTACTTCAGTCTTTATTAACCTATTTTCCAAAGTGACTTATTAGTAAGTACGACAAGTCAGTATCCAGGGATAAGAAGATAAGAGATGGTTGAAAATGATAAATGGATTAGCAGACCCAAAATCATTTTAGCGGAAATAGAAGCACCACCGCAACTACAAGTTACAGCCAATATTAGCAGAAATACAATAACCAAAAGTGCAATTGACAGACCTGTGCAGAATCAGAGATTAGTAGCAACACGAGATCACTGCCTGAGATTGTTTCCCATATATCCCCCAAAGTCCCATTCTCCTCAGTGAAACCAGCTGCACGAGCTTCAGCAAAAGAACGAGAACCCTTCCTGAGTCCAATCTGTAAAGTCACAACAAGTTAAATTAGTTAACCGCAAGACATTGAAAATAAGTCAGTAACCATATCTTTTTTCATATGCAATATATTTTTAGTGTAAACGGAAAAGCATTTACCTTGACAACAATGTCAGACTTTGCTTCAACTAGAGAATCTCTTAGATTCTGAGCTTGAGCAGGTCCCTGAGGAAAAGATAGATTAAAGACCCAAATAACATATAGTGACTGAGACAGAAAAACAATATACATTCACATTCTACAACAGTAAAAAAAGCACGGAAAAGAATTACGATACGTAACCACCCCCTCTCAATTCATACTGGATTACCATAACGAATCTATTCGCTTAGAGAACAACCGTATGGATACAGAAACGGAGAGAAAACCTAAGAACCAATGCAGACCCAAATACTAATCATGGTATTAAATAAATCAACCAATTAACAAATAGATAAAATATATGAGAGAAAGTTCATTCACCTGAGAACCCCAACCGATAACACCAATCTGCTTAATACCCTTGAAAGCATCGGGCAGCAAGTGGAACAGATCCCTTCCTCCTCTCACAATATACTGCAGTCAGCATCAAACCCACCACACACAATCAATAAAAAATTCCAAATGGAAATCTTTCTCAATCATTATTAGCAATATGCATATAGTTACAACAAATAATACAGTTTACATGTATTCGCACAAATCGGCGGAAAATCACTAAACATTTTGGCCTCGTTTTCCATTCCAAccattcttttgtttgtttgttaatgATAAGTACAGAGAATCTGCACAAAAGCTATCAGGCAGTATAAAAAGCTTCCCTTTCTCGTTCCCCAACCCATTTATtcaaatccaagcaaaacccaTCAACTCAATTTGTAAATTAACTAAGCAATATCATAAATGTGTTAGTACAAATAGACAGATAGTGAGAGCGAGAGGGAGAGCGACCTCGTTGTGACCAGCGAGGTTGATCTTCTCCTTGGTGAAAACAGAGGTATCGAAATCAAGAGATGGAGGGGGCTTAATGGACGGCATTGACACCATGCGAGCTCCGAGAGCTGAGCCGCCGCCGGAGACATTATTACCACCGCGGGTGGCCTTGGCTCTCAGAGGGCTGAGAGACTTGGAGACCGCGGATGAAAACCCTAGACTGGAGGGAGCCACATGGGTTTTGGATGCGGAGGATGATTGGGGAGCAGGGGAGAGGGCAGGAGAGAAGGAGGAAGTAGCCGCCGCCATTGATGACTGGGATGCAGAGGAAAATGAACAGGGAGAGTGAGGGTTCGGTGATTAAGCACGTTTTTATACTCGGTTGGGATGTGGCTAACGTGCGCCGGATGCTTAAATAAGCCCGCTggttttgtctttttttgtgGAATTGGTACTAGGAGATACGATAAAAATTCATTTCGCATGCTCATCCTCCCTCCTCATTTTCTGTTTATCTATCAAATCCAACCATCAGAATAAAGAAATACATAAAAGTATTGGTTGCACTATTTTCAGGAAGTtctaaagatttttttttttagtaaaaatagtttttaaaattaGCTGAACTTTTTACTTTAGTCTTtaatatttgaaattgaaaatgtttCATGAACTTGTCCGCCATTAATTGTTTTGATCTCTTCATTAAATGAagataaaatgataaaattcaGGGtacttttgtaaaaaaaatttggcctaTTGTTTATAAAATTCAGGatacttttgtaattttcatccTTGTTTAATAGAAATTGTTCataaaataaccaaaatgattgatggtgtcAAATCAAGagactacttctattgatttcaaatattAATgaccaaagtgaagagttatgtcaatgttagggaccattttaattaaaaatctaAGTTTTAATATAACGACAGTGTTAGTAGGTTAGAAAACTAGTTTAAGTTTTACTTCTATATGAACAGTGTTTGGTTGacaataaaatgaatttgagaatGATAAACATCATTTTTATGTTGTAAAAGTAGTACGAATGCCCCGTGTAAAACTAGTGGAAAGGCCTGCATGAAGCGTTGGAAGATGATGATTAGAATTCACATGATTCATGTGAAGGCTTTGTGAATAATGTTAGTTTCCTTTCGTTGAGACGTGTGCTATAATTTATATGCACTCTAGTATAAGATGAAAGACCTATATAAAAAGGTGAATTTGAGTCATTTTATACACCGAATACTAACTTCATTTTCCTTGTGAACGACTAGCGTAAAACAAAAAGCATAAAGAAATTATACAAGTTTatttcacttcttttcttttgtatttatctTCCTTATCCAacaaaagtaaagaaaacaagaCAGTTTGTTGCAGGATATACTTCCAATCAGATTTGTAGATCTTGTTTTGAAGAATACGTGAGTGATTCATATACAgcatctttttcttttatcaaaGGTTCAACCAATTGATATGTTTTCACAAATAACAAAACCCGTCCGCCCATCTTTGAtttcattttcccttcttgtggACGAAGACAAGtttgttttctcttcttgtgtcaattaaaaatgaaaaataaaagaaaatgatttgtCCTTTTCCCCACAATATCAaacttaagaaagaaaaaaaaacaatatttaaaGATACGGGATTGTTTATTCATCAATTCCTTTATGTGAACCAAACGGGCCTTAAATTCGAAATATAATTCCATCTCCTTCCAGttttctttccatttcttcCCTTCTTATTTGAATAATGTGGGGTACAAATTTCACACGTGTAAAATTGCTTTGGTATTCTTAGAGTCAAGAAATGAAAGGTTTTGTCGTACCAGTGTGGTGTGAGCTAAAGGCCCTCCAAGGATGAATCACAAGCTATAAGTTTCTTAGATAAGGAAcaattgtcatttttcattgGAATGGACATGCCTTTCATTATGGCATGTGTGACACTCCTTAAGTGGTGGGTTGAAATCTCACGTTAACATGTTCATTTTGCCAATAACATTAACTTTAAGAGACGTGATGAGGAACATCAATTAAGAGTCTCGTTTAGGAGAGCTGATAGTTAAAAATAAAGTGATGTGTGTACTACAAGTTTAAAATGACATATGaaaatcttcttctttttttcacgAGAGATGTTGGTAAATGGAAATGATCTAAGCTTGTGAAAGGGGCATTGCAATCCCATATACCGAGGAAATGAGGTGACCCTCCAACTTCAAGCAACCTCTCTCTACCAAATCAAACTCTCAGTTAATTTTCATATTTCtacacttagtactacggtcaagtaatattcttttttatttataaatgagATGTTTTAGGATTTGATTATCGTCAAGGCAAATTTAAACTAAATTATTGTTAactcattgtaaggctaagaTCATTTCCAGTTGAGGCTCTAAATAGGGACAATCATCATATAAAATGGTATatataaggataaaatgaatcTCCAATGGAACGAAAGTGAGTCTCTGAGGTATAGGAACTCATTGGATATATATTGTATGTCCTCACAGATAGGGACAACCTTAAGTGGAAAATGAAGTCTACTGATTATAGTTTTTAatgcttttaattaattaaaaaatggttaaaataaacaaaaaaaatgtgcaCTTTGAGTGGAAAATCATATCCACAATCTTGATTGaagatttttcttttaatgcttttaattttaatgtttttagttaattaaaaaatagtTAACATAAGTAAAATATGTACACCTAATCAAATAATCacgtaaaataataaaaactttaaatttaGGGATACTaatataaaaggagaaagattCTCTCATCTctattttttccttctctccCTCCTCTATTATTTAAACAgttacggttaaatcacgtcaatatcttatattaattttttatagaaaatgaaagacaaaatagagaTTGTGAGAGGAAAGGATGGAAAGAGGAGGGGAAAAATTCTTAGTCCAATATAAAGGCTCTACCATTGAAGGCAATATTCTTTTAGGGACACAAAAATTCCCTTTAAATCCTTAAATAAGTACTCAAAAGTGATAATTGGAGTCTTTAAATAGAAACTTCCATTGAAGATAACACcgtttgtaaaaaataaaaaataaaaaactaactcTCATCTTCCCATTGGACCTTGCACTCTCATCACAACCGTCGaaaaatccccattttttgtttAATCAGCGAGCAGTAAAAGCCTTCGACCAAAAAAAAGACCGTACGCTTATAAAAAGTAATCTCATCCAACGGCTCCTGCTGCATCTTAATATTACTGACGAGGACACTCGTGAAAATGACtgaatgaggaagaagagagcTCGCTCTGTGATCGTCTCTTTTACAGAGAGAgaaaaccgagagagagagagagagagagagagagtaccaaaTTATCAATCTTTAATCCTACCAAATTAATCTACCAAGTTCCCATCAAGTTCCAAGTTCCAACCCTCAGCAACCAGTAGCTTCAGATTCAAATTTCATCTCAGTGCTTCTGAATCCTGATCCCAAATCTGGAAGATGGAGAAGGAACCGGTGGTACCGAACCAGCAAGAAGAAACGGAAGCTGAAGCTTT belongs to Malus sylvestris chromosome 17, drMalSylv7.2, whole genome shotgun sequence and includes:
- the LOC126611445 gene encoding ketol-acid reductoisomerase, chloroplastic-like, coding for MAAATSSFSPALSPAPQSSSASKTHVAPSSLGFSSAVSKSLSPLRAKATRGGNNVSGGGSALGARMVSMPSIKPPPSLDFDTSVFTKEKINLAGHNEYIVRGGRDLFHLLPDAFKGIKQIGVIGWGSQGPAQAQNLRDSLVEAKSDIVVKIGLRKGSRSFAEARAAGFTEENGTLGDIWETISGSDLVLLLISDSAQADNYEKVFSHMKPNSILGLSHGFLLGHLQSVGLDFPKNFSVIAVCPKGMGPSVRRLYVQGKEINGAGINSSFAVHQDVDGRATDVALGWSVALGSPFTFATTLEQEYKSDIFGERGILLGAVHGIVESLFRRYTENGMSEDLAYKNTVECITGIVSRTISAKGMLEIYNSLSEDGKKEFEAAYSASFYPCMDILYECYEDVASGSEIRSVVLAGRRFYEKEGLPAFPMGKIDQTRMWKVGERVRSTRPAGDLGPLHPFTAGVFVALMMAQIEVLRKKGHSYSEIINESVIESVDSLNPFMHARGVSFMVDNCSTTARLGSRKWAPRFDYILTQQALVSVDNGAPINRDLISNFMSDPVHGAIKVCAELRPTVDISVTADADFVRPELRQSN
- the LOC126611460 gene encoding ervatamin-B-like — protein: MEILNLQLWKYMCLGLILMLGAWSSEATSRSLQDASMYGRYKQWLALYGRIYNDINEKETRFKIFKENVAFIEFSNKDANKPYKLSVNQFADLTNEEFKATRNGFKGHECSTKTSSFKYENVTVPLPATMDWRKKGAVTPVKDQGQCGCCWAFSAVAATEGITQLTTGKLISLSEQVLVDCDTAGEDQGCEGGLMDNAFQFIQQNHGISTEANYPYNGVDGTCNTKKEAIIAAKITGFEDVPANSEKALLTAVAHQPVSVAIDASGSDFQFYSSGVFTGTCGTSLDHGVTAVGYGVSEDGTKYWLVKNSWGAEWGEAGYIRMQRDVAAAEGLCGIAMSASYPTA